From the genome of Triticum aestivum cultivar Chinese Spring chromosome 3B, IWGSC CS RefSeq v2.1, whole genome shotgun sequence, one region includes:
- the LOC123068017 gene encoding polygalacturonase-like: MNGDSVARVDGGGTAAEANAAAAEEAETLDISQSKGVSVKQLTLLDSKEFHMSIFDCSGVTVQGVRIIAPSNSPNTDGIQVSHSRHVSILNTTIGTGDDCISLGPGTSDMLIRDIKCGPGHGISIGSLGWQDGEEGVRNLTVDRAVLKGTTNDLRIKTWAMPNSGFVKNVSFSRVTMNRVANPILVDQNYCSRKGDCPGNSSGVQISDLSYTDIKGSSATPVAVKFNCSGTNPCSGIKLRNIRLRYRHQRPAQAKCQNAGGSASGEVTPPSCF; this comes from the exons ATGAACGGCGATTCCGTCGCCAGGGTTGATGGAGGCGGCACGGCGGCggaggccaacgcggcggcggcagaggaagcGGAA ACACTTGACATTAGCCAATCCAAGGGCGTGAGCGTGAAGCAGCTGACGCTGCTCGACAGCAAGGAATTCCACATGTCCATCTTCGACTGCAGCGGTGTGACGGTCCAAGGCGTCCGGATCATCGCGCCGTCTAACAGCCCCAACACCGACGGCATCCAGGTCAGCCACTCCCGGCACGTGAGCATCCTCAACACCACCATCGGCACCGGCGACGACTGCATCTCCTTGGGGCCCGGCACCTCGGACATGCTCATCAGGGACATCAAGTGCGGTCCGGGCCACGGCATCAG catcgGGAGCCTGGGATGGCAGGACGGTGAGGAGGGGGTGAGAAACCTGACCGTGGACAGGGCGGTGCTGAAGGGCACGACCAACGACCTGCGGATCAAGACGTGGGCGATGCCCAACTCCGGCTTCGTCAAGAACGTCTCCTTCTCGCGGGTCACCATGAACCGCGTGGCCAACCCCATCCTCGTCGACCAGAACTACTGCTCCCGCAAGGGCGACTGCCCGGGCAAT AGCTCGGGGGTGCAGATCAGCGACCTGTCGTACACGGACATCAAGGGCTCGTCGGCGACGCCCGTGGCGGTGAAGTTCAACTGCAGCGGCACCAACCCCTGCAGCGGGATCAAGCTCAGGAACATTAGGCTGAGGTACCGGCACCAGCGGCCGGCGCAGGCCAAGTGCCAAAACGCCGGCGGGTCCGCGTCCGGAGAGGTCACACCGCCGAGCTGCTTCTGA